The genomic segment GGCTGCAGAGGGGGCAATGCCAGGCCCTTTGGGTGCAGCGGGGGACTGCTCTCTGTCCTCGCTCACCCCAGCTGGCCTGGAGTAAGCCCCACCACCTCCACGGACTCCTGAACCATGAGGGGAGATGGGAACTCTGCAGGGGTTCGGAGGAAATGCTGGCCTGACTGCACCTATTTCCTCTGAAAGGCTTGAGATGGAGCAAGCCCTGCGCCAGAGCGTGGAGGCCGACATCAACGGCCTGCGCAGGGTGCTGGACGAGCTGACCCTGGCCAGGACCGACCTGGAGATGCAGATCGAAGGGCTCAAGGAGGAGCTGGCCTTCCTGAAGAAGAACCACGAGGAGGTGGGTGTCAGGCTGCGCCTCCTGTCCATCCCACTCCAGCTTTCCAGGACTGAGGACACTTTTTTGTCCTGTATCCTCTTGACCATGGCCGCACTTGCTGTACCCTCGGCATGGCCCCGGGCGTGGAGCAGGGCTTCCGGGGGTTCCAGCAGCGGATGGAGGCCACCTCGTCTGTCCTGCGGTGGTGGCTCCTGGTCTGCACCTGAAAATCAAGCCCTTTCCGCCTGGGGGACGGGGGAGTGACTTGGCCCAGgcccagcaggctctgggctccgacaTGCCCATCTCTGCTGTGTCTTTCCAGGAAGTCAGTGCCCTGAGGGGCCAGGTGGGTGGCCAGGTCAGCGTGGAGGTGGATTCCGCTCCGGGCATCGACCTTGCCAAGATCCTGAGTGACGTGAGAAGCCAATATGAGGTCATGGCTGAGAAAAACCGAAAGGATGCTGAAGACTGGTTCACCAGTCGGGTACGGTAAGGGGAGCGGGTGCCCTCtggggaggtggcagggagagagggcttTGTGCTCTCAGACAGAGGTCTGCCTCAGTGCTGactccttctgcctcctctctTATTGCAGATGGAGGAGCTGAATCAGGAGGTGGCCGGCCACACAGAGCAGCTGCAGATGAGCAAGACGGAGGTCACCGAACTGCGGCGCACCCTCCAGGGTCTGGAGATTGAGCTGCAGTCGCAGCTAAGCATGGTTTGTGCCCCCTGCCCCGTGGGATGCACGCCGGGGCCCTCGCAGCCTTGCGCAGCCCGGGCTGTGGCTGTGCCCATGCCCTCTCTGGGAACCGGTCTCCGCTGAGTctgttccctctccctgctctcagaAAGCCGCCCTGGAAGGCACGCTGGCGGAAACAGAGGCCCGCTTTGGAGCCCAGCTGGCCCAGATCCAGGCGCTGGTCAGCAGTATGGAAGCCCAGCTGAGCGACGTGCGTGCGGACACTGAGCGGCAGAACCAGGAGTACCAGCAGCTCATGGACATCAAGTCACGGCTGGAGCAGGAGATCGCCACCTACCGCAGCCTGCTGGAGGGCCAGGACGCCCAGTACAACAACCTGCCCACCTTTAAGGCTCTCTGAGTCCGACAGCCTCCTGAGCTTCCTGCTGTCCCGCAGAGAGGTTCCCCTGGGGAGGGGCGTGTGGGAAGGGACGGGCCCTACCCCCAGCTCTTTCCCTGACCTGCCAATAAAGCTTTATGACCCAAGGGAGGAAGGATGTTGGGTTTGTTGTCTCAGCCCATAGAGATGGGCCAGGACTTGGTCCTGTTAAGGTTTTATTTGGATCAGAGTGCACCCTGTCCTaagagagggaaggggtggggtacACGCTAACTCCTACGGTCGTGGTAATTCCTGTTTGCGGAACTTTTCATTTATCAAACCTGTTCCTTGAAACAAGCCTGTGatgggggctcagtaggttgagcgtccgacttcggctccggtcatgatctcacggttcgtggcttcaagccccacatcgggctctgtgctgacagctcagagcagcctgcttcagattctgtgtctccctctctctctgcccctcccctgctcgtattctgtctccctctctcaaaaaaaatgtaaaaacaaacttGTGAAGCAAgcattgttcccattttatagagggataaactaaggttcagagaggtgaagtggttTGTTGTGTGTGTAACTGTTCCAACGTGGCAAAGGTGGGATTTGaaacagtggttttttttttttttttcaaatttagtttttttaaatgtttatttttgagagacagagtgcgagtgggggaggggtagagagagagggagacacagaatccgaagcagactccaggctctgagccgtcagcacagagcccgactcagggttccaacttgtgaaccgtgagatcatggcctgagccgaagtcggacacataacctactgagccacccaggtgcccccagagttagttttctttccactttACTCCCTCATGGGtgggtgtgtgtatttgtgtgtcggaaattaatgtttatttgagcaCTTAGTATGTGCCATTTAATCAAACAACCCTCAAAGGTAGTTAAGTAGCGTCGTATAGAGCAGGAAACGGGGAAGttaggtaacttgtccaaggtcacagagtgtCTAGGTTTCCTGCTTACTAGCTCGCCGGGCCACCTTGTACCCCAGTCTCCTAGGATTTGACGCTCCCTTGTGCTGGGTCCTCAGTACCTTCGGGTCTTGTTCCGTGTGAAGTCCTAGGACCGGGATCCCTTGGGGGCAGCTCCTTTTGATAACATTTCTTCACCAAGCCAGGAACGGGGGCAGGCATCCCACTGAGAAGGCTGAAGAGAGTGTACCCGTTGGTGTGCATCTGTGTGCGAGCGTGCGCTAACACATTCATGCATTTCTGGGCAGCCCCACATAAGCCCCCTACGCCCACCAGCTCATACctgggcccagagcctggaatgGGACCCGGCCGTGACCTGGACCTCCCGCACAGACCCCCAACCTGGCTTGCCTGAGGCTGGTCCCAGGCCAGCAAAAGAACGTAAGTCCCAGCTTCCTGGTAGAACTCTGCCCTTGTGGGGGTGTGGTCTTGCCACTGTGGTTTACAGTTCAGCTGCCAAGAATTGAGGCCAATTAAAGGTAAATAAGTACTTCCCCTTGGCTGGGAGGTTCAGCCTGAGTGGGTCTGTTAGGTCCCAGGGATCTGCCTGACGGCAGGTCCGCTCTGCAAAGGAGTCAGGTGAGGAGCActctaccccctgcccccagaagGGCTCCTGTAGGGGACTGAACTGGACACTTGTCTGCTGTGTGTGTCCCACACTGTGCTAAGGAGCCTGGGATCCAGGCATACCCTGTGCTGTTGATCCTGAGGTGGTGGTCTTTCTAGTTTTCTGTGGGTCTTAGAGGGGTTTGTTAGCTTGCTGTAAGTCAGAAATGGGGACCCCAGAGCTCAGATCTCTCTCGGGGTCTGGAGCCCCTCTGCCACCTCCCTAGCTGTTCTGCCCTGGCCTCCAGCATCTATGACTActccccacgcccccaccccctccacctcgCTTAACGTTAGGGGCCTGGCCTCACTTGGAGGCTGGGTCTGTCCAGAGATTTCTGTCCCCTGTTCCTGAAAGCCTCTGTTGTCACAGCTGAAACCCTCCCCTATGCCCCAGAGGCCCCTGGAATGTGGTGTGGGGCGGGGTCTGGGCTCACACAGGTGGGTCAGGTGACTGGGTTGCAGGTCTGGGTATCGGGAATGAAgccttcctttgtgtgtgtgtgttgggggggggacaggggcacTTTTCTGTCTCGGTCTGGGAGCTGAAACTAGGGGTGCTGTGTTGACAGAGAGTCTGgaccaggggagagggagggggagggagagagaaggggagaggattTAGAGGGTGCGTCTTTCCATCCCCGCTGGGCATTGCATTATGACCACTGGGTTTGCAAAGCATTTCCTGTCAGTCATGTGGCTCCATCCCTGTGAGTCAGACTGGGCAggagttatttccattttcctgattggtagactgaggctcagagaggaggctGGATTACCCAAAGTCCCATACTGAAGTCAGCCACATACCTAATAGAGGAGGAATTATCCAGGCCCCAGGATGTGTGCTCTCTCCGTCCTGACACCTCcctggtgggggagaagggggggggcaggtgagggTGGATTTATGGAGACCACACCCTCACGTGTCATTGAATGTTAACGGTGGCCCTGTAGCAGGACTCTGTGTTCATGGCTCCAATGGCTCcgtgatttctttttgtttgttctggtaaaatacacatataatttaCTCTCTTAACCATTTGAGAGTCTATGGTTCTGTGGCACTGACATTCACactgttatgcaaccatcactatTGTGTATGCTCCTGTGTCcgtcttgtaaaactgaaacccTAAGTCTGTTAAATAGTAACCCCTTGTGTGATTCTGACTattctaagtacctcatataagtggaaaaATGGCCCAATTTTAAGTCGGCTCAGCGAGGCTCAGCGAGGTTGAGTCACACCCAGAGGTGGAGTCCAGCCCAAGGCTTTTTCCGCCGGGCTGCTCGTCCAGGAGAGAAGGCCCCGAGACAGCCTGTTTGCAGTGGGCAAAGGACAGAAACTAGCACAGCATGGGTGGGCTGCCTGGGGCGGGGCCCCAGGCTGCAGCCTGGGCCGGAACCAGGTAGAGCTGGGTCCCCACCCTTGCCTGGCCTCTCGGACCCGGACCCGCTGCTAATGAGCAGGAAGCAAGGGGCCTCAACCTTGAGCTTGCAGGAGCTGTTTGCCCTGAAACCAGGGATTCGTGACTGGGACAGCTCCTGCCCCTGGAGAGGCCTGATGGTGTGTAAAAGCCCCCTTTTGAGGGGTGCTGGAGAGGAGTCAGGGTGCGGATGAGGGGCTGGCCAGGTGCCCATCCCTCCCTCAGCCTGGAGTGATGGTGTGTAATTGTTCCCGTGTTAATTGCTGGGGCCGTGATGTCTGCAGAGGCTTTAATGAGCTGTGGCTGATCTgactttgattatttttctttcgGAGGGAAAGACGATGTCCTCCCGCCCAGGAGACAATACTGCACTGTCTGGGCCCAGTGCTCAGAGGCCCAGCTCAAtcaccccctcccacccaggcCTGTCTCTCTTACCACCCTAGCTCAGATGGCAATCCCGGGTACTGAGCCACACTATCTGCTTCCTTAGAAGATGGGGAGCCAAGAGGAGGCAGGATGGGGGCTCTCAGGTCTCAGGTGGAAGCTGACAGTGCCCCTTGCCACAGGAACCTGTCCAAGGTTTCACAGCAGTAATTGACGGAGCCAGGAATTGAACCCAGGCCTTAGGGACTCTGGAGCTCTATTGACCTCAGTGTGCTTCAACCCTGGAAAAGGTAGCGTCCTGACTCTCCAGATCAGCCTTGCTTACCTCCCCAAACCCAAGAGCCCTGGAGCTGGGGCTAGAGGGTCAAGCCGTGCCTCCAAATGGCACTACCCCCATGTAACAGGTATCCCTGAAAGCCGGCCTCTGGGTTGGTGGCAGAGAAAAGGGCTTTCCTGAGTGTTTTGCTCCCGCCTCTGGCCTCAGCATCCTGCTCTGTAAAGAGGTGTCTTCCAGTCGGCCTGCCAGGCCTCCCAATCTCCTCCCTCCCAACACTCAGGCACGTAGAACCCTCCGGGTCGGTCCCTCCCCGGCCCCACAGCGCTTGACAGGACAAACGGAGTTAATCTGGCTTTGCTATGCAGGGACATGCCTCTCTCTGGAGAAGGCAGGGGCTTCCCGGACCAGGCTCCAGTCTTATCTGCAGAGGTTTGCCCCAACGTGTCCCAGGAGCAAGCAAAGGTTCAGTGACATGTGCAATTGGCAGGTGGCAGATTATCAATCAGCCCCCTGTCAGCCCTGAGGCTCCTGGTCTTTGGGACAGTGCCAGGGTGGTGGGGCAAGGGGCTggtgggggcctggggtggggaggagaggaggggatggAGGAGGAGAGTCCTGCTGTATCAGGGAAATGACGGATGTTAGCTTCTCTGATCACCTTAGCTGGAAATGCGCTCATGAccccctctcctgtcctcagCCTGTGCCCATGGGCCCTGCATTCCTGGGTGTGCCTCTGCCCACCCATCCCCAGAGGCCagtgctacccccccccccacccccccaaccctgcAGGCTCACACATGGGGTCTGGGAGTGGGATAACAGAGCAGCGATAGGGAGGGGGCTCCCAAACTGAGAGCATGGAGCTGGCCGCCTGGGGTGAGGGTCCTGGGCTGGAGGCAGCAGAGAAAACTCCGGGAGGGCAGAGCTGGCCTGGGCTGCTCTACCCGTAGGCGGAGGCCTGGTAGCTGTGGAGTGACAGGAGTTTTCTCCCCAGCAACTCTTCACGTTCTCCCGGGAGTGCAGACATGAACCTGCCTTCGAAGTGTTAAAACCATGGCCCCGGGGCAAAACACCATTCATTCTGAATCATCTCTTttgttgcatttaaaaaaaaaaaaaaaaaaagaaagaaagaaagaaaggagaaactcCACACCAGCCAGGCAGAGGTGTGCAGGCGGCTGTGTTTGAACACAGGAGTTGGCTTCCTTTTGGGGGAGGAGACGAGGTCCCACAACAACTCGGAGGGGTATATAAGGAGCCGCGGGCTGGGGGGAGACATTCCTGGGGCCCTGCTTCCAGCCCAAGCCTGAGGCTCCACCAGCACTTCTCCAGCCTGCTGAGGACTCACCCGCTGCCCGGCCATGAGCACCACATTTCTGCAGACTTCTTCCTCCACCTTTGGGGGTGCCTCTACCAGAGGGGGTTCCctctgggctgggggaggcggCTTTGGTGGGGGGAGTCTCTACGGGGGCGGTGGAGGCCGCAGTATCTCggcttcttctgctaggtttgtCTCCTCGGGGTCCGGAGGGGGCTACGGCGGCGGCATGAGCTGCGGCTTCGGTGCAGGGGCTGGTAGTGGTTTAGGCGGAGGCTTCGGAGGTGGCCTCGGAGGAGGCTTAGGAGGTGGCCTTGGAGGTGGCTTTGGTGGGGGTTTTGGCGCTGGCTTTGGTGACTTTGGTGGCGGCGATGGCGGCCTCCTCTCCGGCAACGAGAAGCTCACCATGCAGAACCTCAACGACCGGCTGGCCTCCTACCTGGACAAGGTGCGCGCCCTGGAGGAGGCCAACGCCGACCTGGAGGTGAAGATCCGGGACTGGTACCAGAAGCAGAGCCCCAGCAGCCCGGAGCGGGACTACAGCCACTTCTACAAGATCATCGAGGACCTGCGGGACAAGGTGAGTCCTCCAGCATCAGCGAGAGGGGAGCAGGTGGCTGGCGCCCTGCATACATCTCCATCATCTTTCTTGCTGCCTCAAGGAAATCCTTTTCCTGCCCAGGCAACGACTGTCGGTGTATAACTTGGAGAGCAGGGAATGCTTTCCAGGTGCGGAGGCCAGCATACATCCGCTCAACTTGGCAGTGAGAATCTGCTCAGGAACTCTGGTCGGAGGAGGGTCCGAGGTGGGGGCAGTTACACACACCAAGCAGGGGTCTGCATAAAgctctcttttgcttcttttgcaGGAACAGTTAAGGGTAGCTTCaggagccttgaatgccaggaCCACCTCCCTCACCCTTTGAGGAGGTCTTTGGTGCGAAAAAGCTCTATTGGGACTTAGGAGACCTGGAACTCATTATGTGCTCTGCCAGTTACTTACTCACCCTCTCTACTTACCTGGACTGGTTTCCTCAGCTGTAGCGTgccttcctgccctgccctccagggtCCTACTGGCTGTGGAATGTTCTGTGGGTCCATGGCTGTGTCAAGTGTGCAGGAGGCCAGTGACCAGGGGAGGCTGGCAGAATATTCCCGAGAAGGCTGCTGAACCCTACCGCACCCAACTCCTGGCCAGGCACTTCCCACAGGGGAGTCCAGGCACTCCTGGCTCCTTGGTTTTTCATGCCCTGGAGGCAGGAAGGGTGGTGTGGGCTCACACCAAGTATGGGCACTTGAGGTGAGGCTGAACTCTGCCCCGGGGAGCCTATAGGCCTCTGTTGCTCGTGTCAGAAGGGAGACTGTCAGTAAGGCGTCTGAcctggggtgcagggtggggagagcagtAGGGAAGAGAAAACAGTGCTCCAGATACCAACTCCCTGCTTCCTGCAGATCCTGGGGGCCAAGATCGACAACTCCCGGGTCATCCTGGAGATCGACAATGCCAGGCTGGCGGCAGATGACTTCAGACTCAAGTatgctcctgcctctctctcccctccagatTCACCCCCTTTCttggctttctctccctcttccagcTCCAACAGCCCGCACCCCTACTCCAACAGCCCACAGCCCACTTCCTTACTCTGGgctccctctgtcttcccaggTATGAGAACGAGTTGGCCCTGCGCCAGAGCGTGGAGGCCGACACCAACGGCCTGCGCAGGGTGCTGGATGAGCTGACCCTGACCAAGACCGACCTGGAGATGCAGATCGAGAGCCTGAACGAGGAGCTGGCCTTCCTGAAGAAGAACCACGAGGAGGTGGGGGCCGGCAGGGGCTGCTGGTGGCGGGGGGCAGAGTGGGACCATGGGCACCTCCTCATCGTTGACCGAAGGGCTTGGTGGTTCAGATATGCTCCCCTCCACCAAAAACAGGATGTGTCGCCACGGAGAGCAAGGGGTACTGTCCTTTGGGAACCCAGATCCCTTTCCTTCTTGTATCCATAGCCAGGCCAGGTGGTCAGTGGGACCCGCTGTCCTGATTTGTTTCATGAGCTCAGACAAGGGCCCTGCTGTCTTGAGTCCTCCCGTAGGACCTAGCAAGGAAGAGAGACCCTCAGAGCCAAGGGGCCCATGTGCTCAAACCTCTTCATGCTCACTGGGAAAcagaggctggggggtgggtaTGCAGGAGGGCGAAGGGCATGTCGTGAGTCAGGCATGAAGCCGGGATTGGCATGTGGGAGcccgctctctgccccctcttctgCCCTCCGTCCCTAAACGGGCCCCACCCACTCCGCAGGAGATGAAGGAGTTCAGCAGCCAGCTGGCCGGCCAGGTCAACGTGGAGATGGACGCGGCCCCGGGTGTGGACCTGACCCGTGTGCTGGCTGAGATGAGGGAACAGTACGAGGCCATGGCCGAGAAGAACCGCCGGGACGCCGAGGCCTGGTTCTTCAGCAAGGTGGGCCCGAGCTCACGGCCCCGCTTCAGCTCCCCACGTCTCCCAGGGCTCCTGTGGGCCTCACTGGTCTTGTGCGTGGCCTACAGACGGAGGAGCTGAACAAAGAGGTGGCCTCCAACACAGAGATGATCCAGACCAGCAAGACAGAGATCACGGACCTGAGACGCACTTTGCAGGGCCTGGAGATCGAGCTGCAGTCCCAGCTCAGCATGGTAGGGCCTCCGACCCCCCACCCGGCCACAGCCCAGTGCAGCCAGGCCTTTGCCACCGTCCATGGCTCATTAAGTCTGTGGGTCCCCAAGCCTCCTCCCAGGGGGTTCTCTGCACTCCATTCAACACCCATCTGCATGCCCATGGCATTTTCCTTCCTGGCCTGATGTGGGGTCCGTTGACCACCCCCCCTCCAGAAAGCCGGGCTGGAGAGCTCGCTGGCGGAGACGGAGTGCCGCTATGCCACGCAGCTGCAGCAGATCCAGGGGCTCATCGGCGGCCTGGAGGCCCAGCTGAGCGAGCTCCGCAGCGAGATGGAGTGCCAGGACCAGGAGTACAGGACGCTGCTGGACATCAAGACGCGGCTGGAGCAGGAGATCGCCACCTACCGCAGCCTGCTGGAAGGCCAGGACACCAGGCAGGGGCCAGGGTGCAGGGGGAAGCCTGAGAGAGGGGCCGGTTAGGGTTGGGGTGGAGAGTCTTCGGGGGACAGCAGTGGGacagggaaaaggaaatggaggGGGTGTTAGTGTAGATCAGAATCTGTCTGCTTGGGGGTGGCAGGTCTGAACAGGTTCTCAGGATGTGCCAGCCTCTAGAGAAGTCAGATGTgcaggtggtggggggtgggggcctctGGAGAGGATTGCTTAGCCAGACACCGGGGCCCCCTTAGGGAGACCTGGGCTCATGCCCTCCCCTTACATCTGCTTCCCCTCTCTTTCAGGATGGCTGGCTTTGGCACCAGAGAAGGTAAGAAGGCTTAACTCTTCCCGcatggggcgggtgggg from the Prionailurus viverrinus isolate Anna unplaced genomic scaffold, UM_Priviv_1.0 scaffold_35, whole genome shotgun sequence genome contains:
- the KRT19 gene encoding keratin, type I cytoskeletal 19 codes for the protein MASYTYRQLATTSSLGGPGSGSLRFAAGNVFRAPSIHGGSGGRGVSVSSARFVSSSSGGYGGSFAGGLAGSDGLLSGNEKLTMQNLNDRLASYLDKVRALEEANGDLEQKIRDWYQKQGPGPSRDYSHYFNTIEDLRDKILGATVENSRIVLQIDNARLAADDFRTKLEMEQALRQSVEADINGLRRVLDELTLARTDLEMQIEGLKEELAFLKKNHEEEVSALRGQVGGQVSVEVDSAPGIDLAKILSDVRSQYEVMAEKNRKDAEDWFTSRMEELNQEVAGHTEQLQMSKTEVTELRRTLQGLEIELQSQLSMKAALEGTLAETEARFGAQLAQIQALVSSMEAQLSDVRADTERQNQEYQQLMDIKSRLEQEIATYRSLLEGQDAQYNNLPTFKAL
- the LOC125158673 gene encoding keratin, type I cytoskeletal 15; this translates as MSTTFLQTSSSTFGGASTRGGSLWAGGGGFGGGSLYGGGGGRSISASSARFVSSGSGGGYGGGMSCGFGAGAGSGLGGGFGGGLGGGLGGGLGGGFGGGFGAGFGDFGGGDGGLLSGNEKLTMQNLNDRLASYLDKVRALEEANADLEVKIRDWYQKQSPSSPERDYSHFYKIIEDLRDKILGAKIDNSRVILEIDNARLAADDFRLKYENELALRQSVEADTNGLRRVLDELTLTKTDLEMQIESLNEELAFLKKNHEEEMKEFSSQLAGQVNVEMDAAPGVDLTRVLAEMREQYEAMAEKNRRDAEAWFFSKTEELNKEVASNTEMIQTSKTEITDLRRTLQGLEIELQSQLSMKAGLESSLAETECRYATQLQQIQGLIGGLEAQLSELRSEMECQDQEYRTLLDIKTRLEQEIATYRSLLEGQDTRMAGFGTREASLGGGGGKVRINVEETVDGKVVSSHKREV